A section of the Telopea speciosissima isolate NSW1024214 ecotype Mountain lineage chromosome 3, Tspe_v1, whole genome shotgun sequence genome encodes:
- the LOC122653949 gene encoding zinc finger protein ZAT5-like: MEAPPEEVLGSNDQTHIVKGKRTKRQRLPSPLAFTINNSTSSSSAGGGSGIGGGGLGEDDYNYYPSPTTSSTELFTSDESTEEEEDMANCLILLAQGHGRENLKQIEQGGASGGGGGGGGVMERSSSRRFTEATTTMAGKAGFYVYECKTCNRCFPSFQALGGHRASHKKPKAMVEEKENNKKASASLLALSPDEDEAQFKTNSPHSFSLHQMPNHSSSSSRAMYSNNKSKVHECSICGSEFSSGQALGGHMRRHRSAAAPTTTNNSGTFELRDNNNEETHKPRNVFQLDLNLPAPSDEDHHHHHRESKFAFSSKQQQQQQPPPPPPLIFSASALVDCHY; the protein is encoded by the coding sequence ATGGAAGCACCACCAGAGGAAGTCTTGGGGTCCAACGACCAGACCCATATTGTCAAGGGCAAGCGTACCAAGCGGCAAAGGCTACCTTCCCCTCTTGCCTTCACAATCAATAACTCTACAAGCTCATCAAGTGCAGGAGGAGGATCAGGAATTGGAGGTGGAGGACTAGGAGAAGACGACTATAATTACTACCCTTCCCCAACCACAAGCTCAACAGAATTATTCACTTCTGATGAGAgtacagaggaagaagaggatatgGCGAATTGCCTAATTCTGCTTGCCCAGGGTCATGGCCGTGAAAATCTGAAACAAATTGAACAGGGTGGCGCCAgtggcggcggcggtggtggtggtggtgtcatGGAGAGATCTAGTAGCCGAAGGTTTACTGAGGCAACCACAACCATGGCTGGTAAGGCAGGGTTTTATGTATATGAATGCAAGACTTGCAATCGTTGCTTCCCTTCATTTCAAGCACTTGGTGGGCACAGAGCAAGTCACAAGAAACCCAAGGCCATGgttgaagagaaagagaataataagaaagcTTCGGCATCACTCTTGGCTTTGTCTCCTGATGAAGatgaagcccaattcaaaaccaATAGCCctcattccttctctctccatcaAATGCCCAACcatagcagtagcagcagcagggCTATGTACAGTAATAACAAATCAAAGGTCCATGAGTGTTCTATATGTGGCTCCGAATTCTCATCTGGTCAAGCATTGGGGGGTCACATGAGACGGCATAGAAGCGCTGCCGCACCAACTACCACTAACAATTCAGGTACCTTTGAATTACGGGACAACAACAATGAAGAAACCCACAAGCCAAGAAATGTGTTTCAATTAGATCTCAACCTTCCGGCGCCATCTGATgaagaccaccaccaccaccaccgtgaATCCAAATTCGCTTTCTCttccaaacaacaacaacaacaacaaccaccaccaccacctcctctcatcttctctgCCTCTGCTTTGGTAGATTGCCATTACTAG